ACTAAAGCTTTGATTGGGAGATCTCATGGATGCCCATCAAGTAATATGTGCCGGTCATCTTAATTGGCTTTGGTTATCATCTCTCCAGATATGTGACTGAAATTTTACTCATCAGttatttcaaaactgaaaatTATACTTTTGATGAAATGTATATATCTACCCGAAACAATTTACAATTGTATCTGTTTCTTTTAGTTATTTTGTATTACTTCTCTACCATATTATTTGTTCATAAAATGTCTCTGCTTTTTATTGCTTGAAAATGGTTGAAATTATAATGATCTTTGGACGTAAATTTGAGAAGTTTGTTTGTGCTTTTGTTTTGATTCTGTAGAGTGAATTAGTTCAGAAATTTGGCCGCAAGATAAATTCAGATCACTTTATTTGACAAGAACTTTCATTCTAAGcagtaattattttcttttccaAAATATTTGATCTCATATGATCTTATCATATCaccattgttttttttttactgaacaaatatgtttttattatatatgtacCATATACTCTACTGTGAATTAAGCGTGTGCAGGAATTAAGCGTGTGATTGACGATAAATTGTGTTTGATaagactgaaaaaaaaaaagagtataTATAATCTGTTATTGAAGATTGGTGGGTCTGTTGGTTATATCGATTGGTATCTATTTTAgcattaaaaatcttgaaaaaagTGCTAAAAAAGGAGCCTTTTTCCAACTCAGAGCTCAAATTTCGATGCAGGAAGTGTCATTCAATGACttcaaataataattatttatttaaaatatttacaatttaaatttattttttgttaattgattttcattATACAAGACAAGAATAagaatgatttatttgatttttcttgGATGAGCTCCTTGTACAGGAATTTGTTAGTGTGGTTTACAACTTTAGGTAGAATACTATAATTTTTAGATTATTGCGTTAGTTAAAAAACTTATCAATATACACATCGAAAGATATATAGTAATCACtagtttattttcattaaaaaaaatattatttgattgtatatattaaattttaaaatccagTACTGATGAACAAATCATTCATATGTGATAATGTCGCATCAACATGATAAATCGTacgtctaaaataatatttttttcataaaaaaattaagaatataTCATACGAGCAATCCGCATCTGCGTAACAAATTGTCTTTCTTGAATTAAATAATGCACTTTTATTGTGAAAACACCTATGCCAATCCAGAAGACGAGAACTAAACTTAACTTACCACATTTTTCATCAAATCGATTAATAATATTATCGTTCgatcttttttattattattacttcCAATGAATTTATAActgtaaatttaaataattgtaATAATAAATAGTAATTATAGGCTTAAACATGGGTGGCATAGCTTCACTCGTTCTTGCtttcaaatatttataaataaatgaaGGAGTTTAAATCTAGACCGCATCCAAATTTATCTGGAGGACGAATCAGGAGAGATGATCGTCCCCTCCCAGAATCATTCCGGCGGGGCGAACGGCTATCATCTGATTGCTAAAAAAATTTGTTCTTTAAACTATAAAAATATAGCTACACAGTGATATGAAAGAAATGAAATTGTACTTGATGTGGAAAGAAATATAGAATGTTTTTTTCGTGATATAATGGAGCGGGCTTAGTATGGCTATTCAAATGTGTGGAGGCCCATCAAAATTGGATAGGCCTAATAATACTTTGGAGCCTATTAGCCCATTATGCCACAATGATTGAGTGGAGGCCCATCAAAATTGGAGATGCCTAATAATACTTTGGAGCCTTCTAGCCAATTATGCCACAATGAGTGAGTAGAAGCCCATTGAAATTGGATAGGCGGAGGCCtaataaagtaataatttttagaGCCCACTATCCCATTATGCCACAATGAATCCCTACAAGTTCAACAGACAACCGTCAATTCCATTGGAGACTAGTGATTTGGGAAATTTAGTAGTCTTTGACTCGTTCCTTGGATGCAAGTCACATCATCCAATCAATTCAACCTAAATctgtatgttatatatatataaacatgtgTATTTGTATGTGATATTTATAAGGTACAAAATGTCACATCAATCGGTGCTCATTTAGATATTCTTGGTAGATGTCCAGAAATTGGAGATACAAAATGTCACATCAATGTGTGTGTGATGTATATTGTGAAGTTTAGGAAAATCAGGAACGTATTGAAGTATGCACATTCAAATATACAAGGATTCTATACCAATCTTGTTTTAGAATGAAAGTATAATATCTTAAATAATATGCCTACTTTTCGACAATTTCGAGCTAGCAATTCAAATTATGCTTTTGTTTTATTGCATGAGGATCACAATTAAGGGGAGTGTGACAATTAATACTTTCAGCTCCATAACCACCTGCACTAACTGATTAATCAACAAAAAATCTCATATGAATTAAGGGCTCCACATGTACCCATGCCATAAATGTAGGAAGGCAACGTGGATTTAAATTTGTGGTCAATTAAGTCACATTTTTATCAATAGCGAAATATTTTGATAAAGTAACAAATATTTAATTCTACAATTGatattgtaaaaaaattatatatatttatatatattgataagGATATATTGCTTTGAATCTGCCACAGGTTGGCAATGAAATGTGGTTCACAGAATGATAATATAAAGTcataattgaaaatataaagaATAAGTAAATTACATGATCACCGTCTTGTTTATGCCTTTAAATTAGCGGTCCGAATCTTGTTGTTAGTTTGGCCATACAATTACAACCCCACCTAGCTACGTGGAATGTGTATTTTACGCACAACATGAACGTTAAAAAGATagaaattaattataataattaactCAAATTTCATCATGTTTGTTAATGTACACATTAATGCATCTTTATATTCAAATGTCtgatattgaattaattatttgtaTCAGAAGCATAATTTGCATCATATTATATTGAACGTATACACAGAAACAATATATATTTACTTACatatatatgcatgatataaaatATTGTCATACGATTATATTTCGTCTAGTACTGTATAGTAAACAATATATGTCACAAGCAAGTTGCAACATATATGCAacatatatatagttttaaTTAATCAACACTTGGATATATAATAGGCGGGGGTGATCAACAATACTCAACTAAATTCCAAATATATACTTATAAGGAAAAAGGATTTAGAAAACTTGAAAAATCCCATCTTTCCTATATATACCTTGATCATAATCACATATaataaaacttttttttttctcccttGGATCATATCATCTCGTTCCTCAACAACTTGCGTTTCTCCAAATCGCCTCGAGCTCTCTCGCGAAAGCCTTTTGCCTCCCGACAACAATGGTAATGTGATCCTTGTCGTCGATAACCTTAAGATTAGCTCTAGGTATTCTTGATCGCATGTTGTAACTGCATTCGACTGGGATCAGTTCATCGTCTCTTCCGTGATAAATCGTGACATCGCACTTGAGTCGATTTTTAACATCGTCTATGTATCCTTCTATTTTTCCAGCCGTACCACAAAGTATATTGTGTAATGTATGCCACGCAGCGTTGTGGGTGTGAAGGAAGAAACCCTCCATCAAGTATGTTCTGATCCTGAGAAAAACAAAAGGGATATGAAGTGAATAAAATTTGgtgttgaaaatttaaataataaatgtattttcctctcaattttctaataaattataaatggtttttttttttttttccgatcATTTTTGGATCAGACAAGTGAAAATTTTGAGTATTTATAAAGTGGATATTATATGTTGTACTTCCCTGACATGAATACTACCTTCATTAACGATCGAATTGGTCCACACGATTTTCATTCAGAGGACAAAGAGAAAGCTATTTCAAAGGTATCGCATTCATGAAATTAATATCCATTATTGCATGTCTATAAATGTTCACTTAACAAAAAattccttaataaaattttacacacacatattCGAATCTTTATAGAAACATATGGTTTAAATTTGTTTTACTACATTCGGTGATATATTATTACATATATGTCGTTTACAATATAGTGACTTGGCTCATACAACGCGCATCTATTTATGTGTATAAATGAAAAGTCTGAATCCTAACAAGGTTACAGCTAGCTTAACAAAATAGTACAATAACAATCTAATTACGCAATTACAGAGCACACAACCAACATAATTAAATGGGAGTGTGACGTAAAATGTATTAAAAAGTTTGAATAataacaaataattaaaaaaacagaGAAAATAGAAAAGTGGGAAACATTATCTAAAAATTGCATTAAATTTTGTTAGTTCGGCATACAAtattatctatactatatattaaGCAAAAACACTTTAATTAGCATCTTATTATGCTCAACCTCAAATACAAAAAGAACCTCATTAAAATACCAGATTACGAAAAATACTtatcataataaaatcaaatactttaaaaaataaatttatattatatacacacaacacattatatttatatattacgtTACGCATATAACCGCTTATATATAATATCACAGCAAGTATttatatgtaaataaaaataaaaatgagttTGGCGATATATAGCGCACCTGTTTCTTGTGAATAGTTTGGCGAGAAATTCCCACAAGCGGTGATTTTTGCATATAAGAAGACAAATGGTCCGACTAATATGTTCGTACCAGCAAGCCATCGACGCGCCCATTCCAATCAGTGGCCACACGCGCCGTGGGGCTATTCTTCTCATCATGTATTGTGTCGCTTGTTCGCCCTTCGGTGTCGGGAAATACGGCTGTCATTTTTGTAACATAAACATTaagcaaaaaatatttaagaaatttaaaattatgaagcgtgaaataaaaacaaatttatGATAGTATTTTTTGATGAACATGTAACTTTTGTCCATTTGTCTAAATAGCACTTCATTCTTTTGTATGGATTATACAAATACTGAAATACATATTTAAGTAGTGTTTGAAAGAGTTTTTAGTAAGCATTTTTTAGCTTTTTCgtcacaaaattttaaaattttataaatagtgGGCACGAGGGTGGATAGATGTGTCAAAATGGGTTAGGTCCATCGAATTGACCGTCTCAACGTATATAATAAATGAGTTGAGTTGACAATTTTTTAATCCGCCGTAAAATTGTGCCGGTTCATTTCACATCCAAcataacccaaaaaaaaaaaaatttggttagtATATGCACGTAGAATGGGAGTGACAGAAGAGAGACACGCGACATAAAATCTGAAGCGTTACGGATTATAATACTTTAATTAATATATGAGAATGAAATTTAACGAGAATCCAAGAGAGGAGCCCATGTGTAATAAAAGCAGGCAGAAGCAATCAAACGAAATGAAAGGTGAAATAGCGTACCGGGGCGAGTAGGGTCAGAGACTTGACCGAGTTTGGATGGTTCACCGCAAGCGCAAGTGCCAAAATGCAGCCCAGTGAATGCGCCACGATGTGGAAACACTTGACCTTGTGTGGCTCCATCACCGATCTTTCTATCATGTCCACATGCTCCCTCAGAGTGTAGAGAGAATCTGCGGGCTTGGGGCTTCTCCCGAATCCCAGCAAGTCTACTGCCAGTAATCTGTACTTGGATTTCGCCCACTTTGAGAAATTCGGATACAATGTCTCGCTCCAGAAAGCAGATGATGATATGAACCCGTGAATGAATAGCACATCTTCTTGCACGTTATCTGTTTGTATATATGCATCAATAAACTAATGTGTGAGAGTTGGTCATCTCCTATCCCTTTTGTTGAgcgaattaattaaatttgagTTTTTACCTATTGCTCCATCGGCTTTGACGAAAAGAGTCTCGTCTGGAGACGAAGTCCACGAGGTGCATGTTTTGCAGTTGCAATCGGACCAGCGGGGGACGGGGAACGTTTGCTGGGCTTGCAGCATTTCGATGATGGTCGAGTTGACGGTGTAAGTGGGTCGTCTCCTGGTTTTCTTGGAGGGATTTGATCTAGCCATGGTGGTGGATTTGGAGGCCTCCGACACGAGGGAGGGGCGAGTGTATAGTGTGTCGGAGATTTCTTCCAGGTCCAGCTTGGTGTAGGTTAGTCGAACGATTTTCGACTCGCCTTGCTCCGAGACTAGGATCTTCCCACTTCTCGTGATCACTTCTTTTGAAGACGAACAATAACAAGGCTTGCATTCTGACTCCATCAAGAAATCAGCCACCCTGTACACGTAGCACAGCACGAAATCCAGGATGTCTAAAACCGCGAAAACGATGAAGCTCGTGATTTCGTTCAGGGATGTCCCTGCCATTGTCGAAAACTTTTGGATTTGATTCTTCATCTCCATTTCAATTTTCACGAATGACAGCAGATTCTTGTCCCTGAAATTCCACAAAATGGCGACTCCCCCACAGGCTATGCAGGGAAAGAAAGCATAACCTGCGAGTGTTTCTTCTTGGAAATTAAACCACCAAGAAAAGCTATTGAGCATTAAGAAGAAATGggattttttgttgtttttttgatACTTCCACGATCGAAGACACGTAGAAgcaaatgaatttattttaacacTAAAATCATTTTGCAAGACATTGGGAAAGAAATAGGGTTGGTGGTGGTTGAACCTCCAGCAGAAGAAGCTACAAGTTTTGCTCAAGAATTTAGACTAGACCCAAGCTTAACAAGCTAAATATATTACTTGCTAGTTTTCCCATTTTACAATCCTCCTTTATATGAATACCAGgagaacctttttttttttttttaaaaaaaaaaaaaccattaaattaaaatcacaaaaaatcAAGACAACAAACAGCTTGCTTTCTTGCGTAAAGTAATTACCACATTTCTTCCCTCGTTGTATTACGTATGGTATAGAAAAACCAAAATTAATGATGCAACCATTTTCAAAGCGAATAGGTCCCAAACTTGTTGCATTAATTGAAAGTTGTTTAGGCCACATGACTCCCATCACTCCAACCTCTATATTACAAGGACAAAATCCTCTCAATCCTCTATTAATCCTCTAATTAATTATGAGTGGTTAGCTAGAGATGTGAATCTGAAGTCACTTCCCTTTTTTTAAGAGAGGATTTTCATAAACTATTTAACTATAACCCCCATTTCGAATTTATCGCGTTCGCGGGTTCTGTCTTTGAGTCAGGTTTAGCTCACCTTAATGCCATGATGtgatattgtgtgtattggatgttatatatatatatatatatatatatatatatatatatcatatcgaTCTATGTAATTTCACATCTTACGTAAGAGAAAATCTCTTTGTCTCGTAGGTTGTCAATTGTCATAATCCAAGAACTACGACTTGTCGACTCGCATACGAGCTTCATGGTGGCTGAGGTTGCCATCTTCTGATCTTCATGCATGGAAGATATATGGCATACGCTAATTAATTAAAGGGGATCAATTAACACTAACGTATTAATTAAAAATGACTTCTTAAAATTAATGTAGTGTATACTCAGTTTTTTGGCCTTATTCGTTGTGATAATCTACTTTTGGCTTCGAAAACCACAACTACATTTGTTCGAAGTTAATAAGGTGCAAACAGCTTTATGATATCTAAGGTGCATTGGATAGTCCATATTCATCATCCTCAAATGTGAGAttcataagaaaaaaaaatttcatagactccatataatataacattatttttaatcatatataattaatttaatttgaatgaaataaaaatgtaaatatataaatatttataaccaTGTTAGGTGGTATCAAACaatttgtataattatttggttGGTTGATTTAAAAATTAGATAGAGAAGAGGGTTGAAgggagaaaaaaagaaaaataaaatttggtttaCAATTTCTCAATCTGTTTTAAAGGTGGGCCGGTCCATCTCGCTTAACGGTGGGTTgagaaacaatattttttttgaatgacATGTATCGATCTACTTGTggcaaaaatataatattttggatCTTGACtatttaatattaaacataatttatattgaaatattttaaaatatgaatatATTACGTTGACGTCATATCATATAATATTCGTGGATTATGTTATATACACAAAGCATGAGCTTCAGCGACTAGTCTCTACAAGGAGTTATCTTAATTGaaaccattttttttaatgatatcaaattttcaaaatgaaaaataataaattttttcacGAATAACTTCTTGAAAGATCTTGAGCAATTCCCCAAAGTACATCTTCAATAAATCTATCATGGCATCtttcaaaatataaataaacattCCATTATCTCTTCTAGTCTTGATGCATAATTTCTTGCACAAAAACAACCTATCAAAATCGCAAGCAAACAAAAATTCAACCCAATAAAGGTAAATATTAGTCTTCATTATACCATACTTGTCACAGAGACATTAATGTTTTTAGCCAAACGACTTAATTATACAGGGTACAGCGTTCACTTCATTTGGGTAATTAGTATGTAGGGATATTTGAAATGATGCTTCGAGTTCGAGACTccatcataaaaaatatttcccaccacgaaaaaaaaaacaaaagaaattctgggctttttgaaaataataattttcccGTGTCGATATACTTCATATCACTAAACCGATATGACCTCATTGCTACTTACTTTAACACGAGAAtctgttaaatttattttcttgGACCAATTCCTCAGGACCTGTTCAAAATTGTACTCTATTTTCTGAACCACACGATGAAATTAAATTGCAGTTTTATATATCAACAATTTGCACCACATTTTAGTAGGTGAAACATGGacagtcatttttccttttggACGCAATATTCACTCTTCACTTTTTTCATAGCTCTAAGTTCACAAGTTCTGACTTGTTTTTCTTACACTTCATTTGTGTTTGGCGATTCATTAGTCGATGGAGGCAATAACAACTATTTATTTACGCTATCGAAAGCCGACTCTCCGCCTTACGGCATCGATTTCACTCCCTCCGGTGGCCAGCCCACCGGAAGATTCACTAATGGCCGTACCATACCGGATATTGTAGgtatatatatcattaattaattcttTGAGCAAGGTGTTTGCATAGAAATTATTTCTAATCAAAAGTGTACGTTCATTCAAAAAGAGTATCAGGATATATTACACTTTCTCAAAAGCCTAGGAAAATGTAAAAACAAGCtgaaattatatttattaattccttaaaaatgaactaattaaaatagaaaacttcagtaaaaattaatttaatttcttggtTATGTGAAATGTATGTAGGTGAAACTATAGGAGCCCAATCGTATCCTCCGCCTTATCTAGCGCCTAATGCTGCAGCCTATTCCATACAAACTGGAATTAATTATGCTTCGGGAGCTTCGGGGATCCTGGATGAGACTGGAACTTTATTTGTCAGTATATTTTTCcactaaatttaattatatatttataaagcatataaaatatatttaaggttaactatataattttcaaaattaatttgtgTCACAGATAGGAAGATTGCCCTTGAAGGAGCAAATCAACAATTTCGAGAGAACCAGAGAATACATTTTGAGTGTAATGGGAGTCACCAACACAACCAATCTCTTCAAGAATGCGATTTTCTCCATAACAATTGGATCCAATGATGTTATAAACTATTTCCAGCCCATGATTCCATTTCTAGGCAACAACAATAATGTTTCCCCCACCATGTTTCAAGATTTCTTGGTGTCCAATTTCACCATACAACTCGAGGTAACAAAAATGAGTCGAATTCCTTCATGCTTTATGTGATTATCTCTAGCCCTTAGACATGCACATTTTCTGATTAGTTCGATTTTTTCGCAAAGCGATTGTATGTGTTTGGAGCAAGAAAATTCGTCGTTGTGGGCATCGGACCTCTAGGCTGCATACCCTTTATCCGAGCCATCGAAATTATACCATCCGGAAAATGCTCCGGTGAGGTAAATGCTTTGGTTCAAGGCTACAACCAGAAACTGCAAGCGAAGCTTGATCAAATGAATAAAGACTTATGGCCTAATGCTGTCTTTGTATACGCTAATTCATACGACATTTTCAGAGACATCATCCTTAATTATCACAAATATGGTAAGTtaactagctagctagctagagTATATACTTTGGCGGTGTTTAATTGGGAGAGCTTATGTGAAGCATTTCTCagttttttcttcacaaaattttcaagaaGCACTTTCAAATGCTACCTCAATTAATTCTCGTTTCCTCAAACTTATCATTTGTACGTTCTACATGCATGCATGTACGAATTAATACTTTGTAATATGCGTAGGTTTCGAGGACAACGATGGCCCTTGTTGCGGAGGATACATACCACCGTTCGTGTGCTACAAAGGGAGAGACGCGAGTTCGAGTTCTTCCCTGTGCAGCGACCGGAAAAAGTACGTGTTCTGGGATGCATACCATCCCACAGAGGCAGCAAATCTAGTTGTAGCTGATCAATTAATGAATGGTGATAAAAGTAAGAGCTACCCTATGAATATTTGGGAGCTTTACAACTATGATTTCAAATGAGAGTAATTATGACATTATTATATCTTTCATATGATCGtatgttcaaaaaaaaaaaaaaaaaaagagcttGTATTCATGAAACATGTGATTGTTTCCGGGACTTGTCGTCGGTACGTACTAATTGCCTCAAACTACATAACCACTTAGTTTTGCATGATAATAGTATTAAAAAACTTGACATTCTAGCAAGTATATATCAAATGGGATAATTGAGagatttttttgaagaaaatttATGACGAGTACGTgtaacaaaaatataataatgtGGCGGCATGGTGGGGGTACACAAAATTATACAGGTGTAGAAATGGTAGACAAAATATATGACAAAGTGGCAACATTTGAGGAGTCGACCGATTGGAGTACACACTTTTCTTTAAAGAATGTAGAAATTAGTTACATTAAAACAATAAATGCTAGCTAGTACCGTTCGTAAATCAGTCGTCGGCACCACAATTTTATTTGGACCTACCCCGGCCCTATGTATGTATGTTTGACTTGGTGAAAT
This portion of the Henckelia pumila isolate YLH828 unplaced genomic scaffold, ASM3356847v2 CTG_80:::fragment_1, whole genome shotgun sequence genome encodes:
- the LOC140873779 gene encoding probable lysophospholipase BODYGUARD 1; amino-acid sequence: MLNSFSWWFNFQEETLAGYAFFPCIACGGVAILWNFRDKNLLSFVKIEMEMKNQIQKFSTMAGTSLNEITSFIVFAVLDILDFVLCYVYRVADFLMESECKPCYCSSSKEVITRSGKILVSEQGESKIVRLTYTKLDLEEISDTLYTRPSLVSEASKSTTMARSNPSKKTRRRPTYTVNSTIIEMLQAQQTFPVPRWSDCNCKTCTSWTSSPDETLFVKADGAIDNVQEDVLFIHGFISSSAFWSETLYPNFSKWAKSKYRLLAVDLLGFGRSPKPADSLYTLREHVDMIERSVMEPHKVKCFHIVAHSLGCILALALAVNHPNSVKSLTLLAPPYFPTPKGEQATQYMMRRIAPRRVWPLIGMGASMACWYEHISRTICLLICKNHRLWEFLAKLFTRNRIRTYLMEGFFLHTHNAAWHTLHNILCGTAGKIEGYIDDVKNRLKCDVTIYHGRDDELIPVECSYNMRSRIPRANLKVIDDKDHITIVVGRQKAFARELEAIWRNASC
- the LOC140873687 gene encoding GDSL esterase/lipase At5g41890, which gives rise to MDSHFSFWTQYSLFTFFIALSSQVLTCFSYTSFVFGDSLVDGGNNNYLFTLSKADSPPYGIDFTPSGGQPTGRFTNGRTIPDIVGETIGAQSYPPPYLAPNAAAYSIQTGINYASGASGILDETGTLFIGRLPLKEQINNFERTREYILSVMGVTNTTNLFKNAIFSITIGSNDVINYFQPMIPFLGNNNNVSPTMFQDFLVSNFTIQLERLYVFGARKFVVVGIGPLGCIPFIRAIEIIPSGKCSGEVNALVQGYNQKLQAKLDQMNKDLWPNAVFVYANSYDIFRDIILNYHKYGFEDNDGPCCGGYIPPFVCYKGRDASSSSSLCSDRKKYVFWDAYHPTEAANLVVADQLMNGDKSKSYPMNIWELYNYDFK